In Gossypium arboreum isolate Shixiya-1 chromosome 3, ASM2569848v2, whole genome shotgun sequence, the sequence tcaataatataaatagtagacataaatttgaaaaaaaaaattagggtttaggaggaaataaaagtttagggaagcaaaaagaaaaaagttttgaGAATTTGAGGAAGTAAAAATTTTGGGAAGTAAAAGGAAAAAGTTTCGGGGGTATTGGGGAAGGTAAAATTTTTGGGAAAAAGTAAAAGGGtttgatatttaatttatttgaattattcgaattcaaaaaTTCAATTGATTCGAACTTGAAATTCGAAAAAAAGTAGAGCTGATTCGATTAATTCGATTCGAATAATTCGaaatttaaacttttttattatatttttaagtcaAAACGAATTTTGCTCGCCCTTAATTGAGACTGGAATATAGAGCTAGTTTATAAATTTTTTGTACTTTTATAAATtttgtatgttttttttttatattttgtttatattttatattttgtttatatttatattatatataaagtgGCTAATAGAGTTGGTGTCACGAGTTAACTCAACATCAAttcaatagtgaaattattaaaatatatttattttaaagggTAAAAGATATTATTATAAGGATACTTTCATCTTTTCAAATAAAACAACTcaaaaatattattgaaaaatCGAACACAAAACTAACAATTCATATAAAAATCTTTATCACTCcactaataataatttattaatatgtttttataaataattttaatataaaatattttattcttcTACATTATGGGCGTGATAAATCtggtaacttttaaaattttttataaaaattataatttttcatatttttataatttttataatttttatgaaagGAAATGGTGGGATTCAATAGGAACGAAGGTAGGTGCCTTGCCCTAAAAATTTTTTGAACgttgaaatttataaaattttaagttataaataaatggtaaaattatattttggacttttaataaataataaaattttaatttaatttttaaaaattataaaatatatgtagtataatgatgaaattacatttcaactctcataaaaatgtataataaaatttcACTCCTTCTTTCAAAAaagaatttatagttttacctATAGGTTTCCATAGATTAAACCCAAAGATTTAATGtcaatcaatattcatttcaatgaGCCTTTACACCATAGGCTTAGATGACaattatttataacttttaataatttattataatcttatatagttttttttatttttataattatttaaggaTTATTTATAATCATTTTATTCTCCTATAATTTTTATAAGCCAAGTAAGTTACTGTAATAAATAAAGCAAAGAATATGATGTTGTAGAGAAAGCACATGAGAGGATAATACAATTGGCCCCCTTTGACCCATGCTTGCTCCTTGTTTAGTTTTAGTGTTGAGTATTTTGACATAATAGGTTGGCTTTGTACATATAAATTAGCCTCATTATTGCTTTATGACAAATATCCTACTTGAACAAATACCCATACATGAATATACATAATACAGTTCATTATAGAAGTTAATTAATTATGTTACTAAATTTTgtgttttatattttgatttttttatacttatatttttaaaataatttagatTTGGATAGTAACAATTAGATTTAATACTGAATTTTGAAGTAATTATgtaaatttgaattaaaattaaaaattaaaaaagaaaaaattgcagATATTTGATATATTGTCGTCACTACATAAACTAATATTCTATTAAAGTTGTTCTTCCCTGTTTCAACCATGTTGCTCTCGAGATTTAGTGAAATTTTGTACTTTAGTATGAGAAAAACACCTAAAAGTTCTCAAATGATTCTGATTTGTGTATTTATCTCTTCGATATACAACACCAAGCTTACCATAAACCAACAAATCATTGAATCATGAGATCAATTTTATTGGAACTGTTAagcattggcctgcaatgcaacatatGGCCAGCAACTCAACAAGCAGACAAGCAATGGAGCAGAACCGAGTGCAGCAGCTTGTTCAAcattttgtttcattttgttCAAATGTAACTTACTTAGTTACCTAGTAACTTGTCAATTGAAGTTAGTAGGATTAGTTTTTTATTTGCTCTTGATGTATCAGCTTACTTTTACTTGTAATTCAAATTTGTATTAGTGTATTAGTGGGAGCAGTTATATTAGTAGGTAACTGTCCAAATTTGTTTTTGTAACTTACATATCTTTTGAATGATCAATGAAGATTTGATTTTTTTCCTCAATACTCTTGCTGTTCAaactcttttctctcttttgcttCGGTTTCATTTTTGTTTAGCAAATTCAATTCTGTTTTTGCTATTTTTGTTACTGTCAATGTTTCAACAAATGGTATTTAGAGCCTAAGTCTTTGAGGGCCTTTGTTTGTTGGTTACTTTGTTAAGAAAAACTTAAGCTTGAGAAGGAAGAAATCGAGGCTGTTGAGTTTGTTTCAGCAGGATGAGCTTCACTCCACCTCCACCTCCAATGTTTGTTGGTGAAAACTACCACATTTGGGTAGTTAAGATGAAGACTTATCTTCAAGCTCAAGATTTGTTGAGTGTAGTTGAGAATGACATCGAACCACCTCCATTGAGGGCCAGTCCCACGATTGCTCAAATGAGGCAGCATGCTGAGGAGAGCACCAAGAAGCACAAATCCTTGGCCTGCCTGTAAAATGGAGTGACAGATGTGATCTTCACTTGGATCATTGCCTGTAGCACACCTAAGGAAGCATGGGAGAGGCTGAAGGAGGAGTTCATGGGATCAGATAAAACAAGGCAACAACAAGTGATCAACTTGAGGAGGGACTTTGAAAACCTGAAAATGAAAGAGTCTGAGAGCATTAAGCAATACTTAGACAGGATCATGGCCACTGTCAACAGCATAAGGCTGCTTGGTGAAGATTTCAGTGATAGCAGAGTGGTTGAGAAGGTTATCACCACACTTCCTGAGAGATTTGAGTCCAAAATCTCATCACTTGAGGATTTAAAGGACTTGACAACCATTTTCTTGTCAGAATTAGTGAACTCCCTTTATGCCTTGGAGCAGAGAAGGGCCAATAGGCAGGAAGACCATCCTAAAGGAGCCTTCCAAGCAAAGGCCAAAGAGAAATCCAGCACAAGTCAAAAAGAAAAGAAGCCTTGGCTTGACAAAAGGGACAAACCAAGGAGAGATTCAGGCAAGAGAAAATTTCCACCATATGTCCATTGCAAGAAAACCACACACTCTGAAAGGTTTTGCTGGTTTAGGCCAGACATACAATGTAAGAGCTGCAAGCAATTTGGCCATGTTGAGAAAGTTTGTAAAAACAAACCAAAGGCACCAGCACAGCAGCAGATCCAAGCCCAAGCTGCTGAGGATCTTTAAGCTCAGGAGGAGCATGTGTTCACAGCCTCCTGCTTTGCATCTTCAAGCAAAGTTGGAAGCAATTGGTTAGTGGATAGTGGCTGCTCACACCACATAGCAAGTGATGAAAGCTTGTTTAAGGATCTGGATAGAAGCTATTGCTCAAAAATCAGAATTGGTAATGGTGAAATGATTGAAGCAAAAGGCAGAGGCAATGTCTTAATCAGCACTTGTTCAGGTAACAAAATCATTTCAGATGTGCTTTTTGTGCCTAATATTGATCAGAATCTGTTGAGTGTTGGTCAGTTGGTTGAAAAAGGGTATTCCCTAGTTTTCAAGAATGGTTCATGTGTTATAGAGGACATTCATGGTCAGGAAATGATCACTGTAGGCATGGTAGATAAATGTTTCATGCTTGATGTAAACCAGCTCGAGAAGAAAGCTTATGCAAGCTTGACTGATAATACTGGTCTATGGCATAGAAGATTAGGCCATGCTAATTTTAGATCACTTAATCTGTTGCACAAACAAAATCTAGTGGAGGACATGTCCAAAGTTAATGCAAGTGACACTGTTTGTGATAACTGTCAGCTTGGTAAGCAAGCTCGATTACCATTTCCAGTGAACCAAGCCTGGAGAGTTGGAGAAAGGCTTGAACTGGTGCACTCTGATATTTGTGGACCAATGAAGTCCCCTTCTTTAAATGGAGCAAGTATTTTGTGTTGTTCATAGATGATCTAACTAGATTTTGTTGGGTTTACTTCATGAAACACAAGTCTGAAGTGTTTGAGGCCTTTAGTAAATTCAAGGCACTAGTGGAGAATCAAACAGGTAGCAAAATCAAGGCCTTGAGAACTGACAATAGGGCTGAATACTTGTCTGAGAGGTTTCAAAAGCTTTGTGAGCATGCAAGGATCCACCATCAGCTAACCACAGTctatactccacagcaaaatggagTTTGTGAAAGGAAGAACAGAACTGTGATGAATATGGCCAGATGTTTGCTGTTTCAGAGCAAGCTTCCAAGTAAATTTTGGGCAGAAGCTGTCAATACCTTAGTTTATCTGCTAAACAAGCTTCCAACAAGAGTTGTGAAAGAAAAAATACCCTTTGAAGCATGGCATGGACTAAAACCATCAGTTTCCCATCTGAAAATGTTTGGATGTGTGTGCTATGTGCTCATTCCAGCTGAAAGAAGAACCAAACTTGAGAAAAGGTCTGCCTCTGGCATATTTGTTTGCTACAGCAGTACCAAAAAGGGCTATAGAGTGTATGACCCTTCAACAAAGAAAATTTTGGTGAGCAAAGACATCAAATTTGATGAGGAGAAGTTCTGGAATTGGGAAGGTTCAGATGCAAGCCAATTTGATGAAGACCAACTTGATATCAGCCTAGAACCAGCTGAAAATGAACCAGAAAGTACAAATATGGATGATCCTCCTGTGAGAGGAACCAGAACCATTGCTGACATCTACCATAGATGCAATGTAGCAATAGTTGAGCCTTCAAATATGAAGAAGTTGCAAGGGACAGAAGCTGGAAGAAGGCAATGAAAGTTGAGCTTGAGATGATCAGGAAGAATGAAACATGGGACTTGGTTGACAGGCCAGATCAGAAGAAAGTTATAGGTGTCAAGTGGGTTTTTAGAGCCAAATTCAATTCTGATGGCTCTTTGAACAAACATAAGGCAAGGTTGGTGGTAAAGGGCTATAGTCAAGAGTATGGTACTGACTTCGTGGAGACATTTGCTCCAGTAGCAAGGCTTGACACAATCAAGCTTCCGTTTTCACTGGCTGTATAGAAACAGTGGAACATTCACCAATTGGATGTCAAGTCAGCCTTTTTGAATGGTTTTCTTAAGGAGGAGATCTACATTGAGCAGCTAGATGGATTTAAAGTCCCAGGAGAAGAGAATAAAGTCTACAGGTTGAAGAAGGCCTTATGTGGCCTGAAGCAGGCACCTAGAGCCTGGTATGACAGAATTGATGAGTATTTGTCAAGGCTTGGGTTCGAGAAAAGCTTGAGTGAACCAACACTCTATGTGAAGAAAACTGAAGATGAAACTTTGCTAATTGTTTCAATTTATGTAGATGATCTCTTGGTGACTGGAAGCAAAAAGGGTACTTAGATATGTTAAGGGAACCTTGAAATTTGGTGTCTTGTTCAAGAAAGAAAAGGAGCTTAAGCTAATTGGATATTCAGATAGTGATTGGGCCGGATCTTTAGATGACATGAGAAGCACCTCTGGTTATTTTTTCACTCTTGGCTCAGGAGTATTCTGCTAGAGTTCAAAGAAGCAACAAACTGTTGCTCAATCCATAGCTGAAGCAGAGTATATtgcagcagcagcagcaacagTGAATCAAGCCATTTGACTCAGAAAATTGTTGTTTGATTTGAATGAAGAACAAAGTGGAGCTACTGAGATTGTGGTTGACAATCAATCAGCAGTAGCAATAGCTAAAAATCCAGTCTTCCATGGCAAGACTAaccattttaaaatcaaatttcattttGTTAGAGAGGCTGAGCAGATAGGAGAAGTCAGCCTTGTTCATTGCATCTCACAAGACCAAGTGGCTGACATTCTAACTAAACCACTTGGTACATCCAGATTTGAACTCTTAAGGGAGATGATTGGTGTTTGTTGTATACAGTCCAAGGAAGAGTGTTAagcattggcctgcaatgcaacatatGGCCAGCAACTCAACAAGCAGACAAGCAATGGAGCAGAACCGAGTGCAGCAGCTTGTTCAAcattttgtttcattttgttCAAATGTAACTTACTTAGTTACCTAGTAACTTGTCAATTGAAGTTAGTAGGATTAGTTTTTTATTTGCTCTTGATGTAATAGCTGAAATGTCAGCTTACTTTTACTTGTAATTCAAATTTGTATTAGTGTATTAGTGGGAGCAGTTATATTGGTAGGTAACTGTCCAAATTTATTTTTGTAACTTACATATCTTTTGAATGATCAATGAAGATTTGATTTTTTTCCTCAATACTCTTGCTGTTCAaactcttttctctcttttgcttCGGTTTCATTTTTGTTTAGCAAATTCAATTCTGTTTTTGCTATTTTTGTTGCTGTCAATGTTTCAACAGGAGCTCTGAAGAAGATTGAAAGGAAAAGAACTCTGATTCATTAATATTTTAAGCAATCAAAACCTTGGATGCAAGTGCTTCAACTATTAGATTATTTCTTGCACCTTTTATTTTGACATTCTAATATATAGATTACCCTGAAGTTAGATTTGTCGGATACGGATATACATACAATACAGTTATTGGAACAATTTTATTGTCTGGTTGTATGTAAGACATGATTGTTTGGTAGTAATAAGTATTAACATAAAATGACTGTAGAAAGATGGTGGAAATCTGAAATACTTGAGGAACATGTTATTACCAACACCAAAGTTCCAGAAATTCAGTGTGATCAATGATTTATGTGCCAAATTTTACATGGATTTTCTTGTAAGATAAAACAAAAAAGGTTCTGTAATTTATTTAGACCATCTTGAGCACTTCCATTTTGCTAGTGTTATTAGGTTACTGCAGTCCATTAGAGTGTCAGATAGTAGACACAATATACAAAATGAAGAGTTTGGATAATAGGGTTCTATAAGACCAAAATTATTTACCAAAGCTAGTGGTATTCATTATATCAATGACCCAAAAAACGTAGGTAGATAGCCAGACAGTGAagacttttatggatttgaatttcccCAACAATTTTCCTGCCTTCCAGGTTGATCTTTAAGGAATATATGTCTGAATTAGTTTCAAATTTCTTCTTAAACTTGAGTTTGTTAATGTTCAAGTTTAATATAATGATGGACTCTCTATTCTCAATCAATATCTCACACAACAAGATTCAGTAAATACATTGAATTCTCTTTTGTTTATTACAGgcttcacatttcagttcaaacTCCCTGGTAATTAAGGCAAACTATGAAGTCTTTATTAGAAATCTAAAGTTCATTTGCTGCAGAACTAaaaactagaagagaaaaagGGGAAATTGCTTGATATTCATTGAAGTGGATGCTACCATAATACTGGGATTTTTAGAAGGCATCGGGATTTGCAAGGAGGTAGGCTTCGATGGCCTTGAACAATACACCCGAAGCCTTTTCTTTTCCTGCCTTGATTGCCTCTTCCTTGAGCTCAGTGTCACCAATGGTGTAATACTTACTACTAGTCTTACATATGGATCCCCCACCTGGAGAGGCTTCTAACTTTATTTCGTAAGTTATTTTGTCGAGCATGTTCATCAGCGGATCGCCTTCAATCACACTGTAAATGTACTCAAAATTTTCCTTGTCTAATGCTTCTACCTTCTGTTTCATGTAATTGAATTGGTTTCCTGCATCATACATGTCCAAAAACACATCATTTTCATCCTTCTTCCCCTCAAACTTAATAATATACAGAAATGATACAAAGTGGTATAAATGAGGTAATTAACCTTGTGCAAAGGTGACCTTTCTGATGCTCCCAGGCTCACCATTGCCTTCAATGTACTCAACACTCTTAAAAACCTGAGGAACAATCTTGGGAATGAGAGTGTCCCCATCAAGGATGCAAGCTTTGAACATCTTGGGTGGTGGGATTGACGTAGTAACCTCAGATTCATAAGTGAAAACACCCATTGCTTTCAACTGATTTTAGGAATGATGAAAGAGGTATTTGAGCTGTGGAGATGTAAAACAGAAGATGAAGTATTTATAGACTGGGAACAATGAAGAATAGCCTTTTTCAAATCCTAGCCAGGAGATTCGTTTCTTCATAATTTATTGGATTGTTCtttattgatattttaaaatatagtctGGAAATCACCAAAGGAGACTTGCGATATTGATTCTGCTTTGCGTACTGACCTTGCTATAAAGAACAAAATTATGGATCTTGAAAGCTGTTAAAATCCGAAGAAGATTAAATTGGAAAAACTCTAATAACTTAAGTCAGGGTACCATCACTTGAGGCCATTAATCTCACATTTCTTTGGCCAGAGTTGTTAGTATAAATCTTCAGTGAAAAAAATTCGAATACACAAACAACTCCTTGAacagaaaatgaataaataggaTAAGGCTCCAAGGCGAGCATCAATGTCACTTTTTTTTAGGTTATATTCGTCCTTGCCTATATTATAATGTGTAAAATAGTTACTAACAAATAAACCTCAAAGATACAATAAAGTCCAATGATTGTTTGCGTTTTGCATTGACGGAAGCAGTTCACTGAGTAGTAAGCGGAGAATAGCAATgatatcaatttctataaagaatttcTACATTAATTTTTATAGAATAATCTAGGAATATAAAAAATGGTGAGGGATCAAAAAGAaactttcttttatattttttttgggtTGTTATGTAAATAAAACTTCACTCATATTTAGAGGAAGCCTCATGTCTCTTAATAGAATGAATAATTACCcaataaacataattattcaataGATATCTACTTGAATAATTATGACTATTTGTTAATAATTAAGTGAcataattttgattatttataaCTTTTTATTTACAACTATTGaaatactatatatattttaaaaatgttcTAACATGGGGAACTGATGGTTCCTTAGATCATTATGTCACACACGACTTCGGGAGCTTTGAAACAAGAGAGATGATAGATAGGTGTGCTTGAAAAACTTCATTTAATAAAGTGTTAATCTGCCGCCTTTTCCTAATAGTTTGGCCTTCCAAGATGAcagtttgattcaattttcaccaTCAAATGCtggaaaaaattgttgtgtttttAACTCATTTTACAACCCATTTTATTCTAGATTTTTTTTGTAGCCACATGGTATGTATGTTGTTGCTCCAAAAGAGtcttaagttctaatttcatctCTTTCTCCTGCCTGAACCAATCAATGTTTGAAAGATTGTTCTGAGCTTCTTTTAATTTCTTAGTAACAACATTCCCATAAACTCTACTCACTTCTTTCTCTCAATCACAGAGCAAAACTGAAGCTTAATTAAGTAAACAAATTGGATCCtcttttattcatttcatgtttGACATTTCAGTTCAAGCTTCTGGTTATCTGGGCAAACTAGGAACTTATTATCAATCTGAAGTTCATAGCTGCAAAACTgaaaaaactataagaaaaaaaaaGGCGAATTATTCGATATTCATTGCATGTAATCTCCATATTGGGATGATTTCAATAGCTGTTAGGATTTGCCAGCAGGTACGCTTCAATGGCCTTGAACATTCCCAGTACCTTCTCTTTGTTCCTTGAGCTCAAACTCACCAATGGTGTAATACTTACAAGTAGTCTTGCATACTGATCCCCCATTTGGAGAGGTCTCTAACTTTGTCTCGTAAGTGATCTTCTCAAGCTTATCCATCAATGCATCACCTTCGATCACACTGTAAATATACACAAATTTGTCTTTGTCTACTGCTTCAACCTTCTGCTTCATGTATTTGAATTGGCTTCCTGCACATTCAAAAACACACAATTTTACCCTTTTTCCTTCCAAGTATAAAATTGTATAAATGAGCTAACCTTCTCCAAAAGTGACCTTCTTGATGCTACCGGCCCCACCATTGCCTTCAATGTACTCAACACTCTTAAAAGCCTCAGGAAGAATCTGGGGAATGAGAGTGTCACCATCAAGGATACAAGCCTTAAACATTTTAGCTGGTGGGATTGCTGTAACAATCTCGGATTCATAAGTGAAAACACCCATTATTTTCTGTTGATATTGAGAAATACTCAGAGGTGTTTTTGAGCTGTGAAGATGTAGTATTTATGAAGTTTTGAAATCGTAGCTAGGTATATTTTATTGGATTGtttttggttgaaaattttgatgtGAAACAGAGATAAGTTTACCATAAAGAACAAAATTATGGATCATGGCAGCAGTCAATATCAGAAGAAGCTTAAAAAGAAAGAACTCTAATATTTTAAACACATATATAAGACTTTAAATTCAAGTGCTTGGACTCTTAGGAATAGGAAAACTATTGAAGAGTCCGTGATTCTTAGAAGAATTCACGGACAATTTTGAATAATAATTTAACTGTTAAGATATAGTTTTAGTAATAATTAAACTGTTTAAATATagtctattaaaattttaaaatatagcttttagtaatatttttatttgggtctctttataatttataaaattttaaattagtaatgataaaattgtattttgacttcccaaaataataataatttgatttagtcctctaaaaattataaatatataagctattaaaatggtaaaattgtatTGTTACCACTCACGACAGATTGTTTAGTCATGGTATGGGTTCTGATCGTTGTTGTTTGTTGTGTTTTGATGCTTCTGAAtctcaaaatcatattttttttgAGTGTGCCTACTCTCGAGGTTTGTAACAACTTGTTCTGGGTTTGTGTGGCATCAGGAGGTCTTTTGGTACGTGGCTTCAAAAATTTAGCTAGACGACTTCTTCTTTCAAAGGTAAGTCATTCCTTGTTTGCTTGCTAAGCTGGCATGGAATGCAATTATATACTTTatttggtgtgaaaggaatagtagctatttgtgaaattttctaattttgtcaAAGTTTTGTTGAAGAAAGTTAAAGACGTTATGCATCTTCGTCTTAGTGGTAGATGTCCCACTGATTCAAACTCTGTTAATAACCGATTATGTTTGCAATGGAGTTTGAGAAATGTATAGGATAGGCTTCTGGTTTTGATTGTTGTAATCTTTTGtgtttttggttttgtataagtTCTTACTGTACAGTTACAGTTTCATTGTTGTGGATTGTTGGATGTagcagggttttttttttttctgcttCTTGGATAATACGATTTtcttatccaaaaaaaaaaagagagagattgcatttttaccaaaaaaaaaaattgccttCACCCCTTGTCCACAAGCTGGGTTAAGAATTTTCCATGCGGTTTCTTAATTCCACTTATGAGCTAAGAAAACTTCACAATCTCAAGTTTGTTGGGAAGAAACCAAACAACCGAAACAAAGCGAAAGCACAACCGGTGTTCTTTCTCTCCTTATAACTCCTGTCAAAAATTATGGCAAGCACAATAGCACAAGATATGTTCTCTAGCAACcttaatcaaccacaaatcaactaatgcaaccacaacaaaaataaatagagacacccgtatttttacgtggaaaacccctttaaatcaagggtaaaaaccaCGGGACTTTAGAGTCCGATCAAGAGTTCCACTATCATCAAATGTTCAACTACAAGATCACAATATCAAGCCTACAACAAGCATTCAACTCCAACAAGGCTAACAATATATAATCtttagcaaaagagagaaaaatgagagaatatcaCCAAAAATGCGGCTGCTGAAAAATGGGTATTTTCGATGCTACAAGACTCGGATGAACAATCCGACCGTACAAAGTCAAGAACACCTTATCGCCTAGCTGttgtccaaaaatcagctcaatcgaaCCACGGATGAACCTTCAATTGAAGAGTTGATCACTGCTGCACCAAActtgaaaaattgaaattttcttctctctttctctctgtttttttttttttagctctGCAAAAATTTCTGCCCACATCACCCGTTAAAAGCCCCCCAAAAATGGCTTTTGACAAAACCAAAAGAGACAATAAAATGTGGCAGAATTATGGGTTTCCACATAGTGGGACCCACACCTAACTAATCTCCCCTCCAACTATGTGGGAATGCCTCCATGCGGAGGTCAAACAACATGCTTCAAACTTTCCTCTTGGTAAGGCCTTCGTCAACATATCAGCACCATTATCATTAGTGTGTATCTTCTCAAGCTCTAACAGCTTAGCTTCAAGAACATCTCGTATCCAATGGTACCTCACATCAATATGCTTAGATCTAGCATGAAAAGTTGAGTTCTTACCAAGATGAATAGCACTCTGGCTATCACAGTACAGGACATACTTCTCCTGAGTAAAACCAAGCTCATGCACAAACTTCTTCATCCAAAGCATCTCCTTACACGCTTCGGTTGCTGCAATGAACTCTGATTCGGTGGTGGACAATGCAACACACTTTTGCAGTCTCGATTGCCATGCCACAGCTCCCCCTGCATAAGTGATTAAGTAACCTGAAGTAGATCTCCTCGAGTCAATGTCTCCGGCCATGTCTGAATTCGTATACCCAACAAGAACATGTTTCTCATTGCCGAAACAAAGTTTCATGTTGGAAGTGCCACGAAGATATCTCATAATCCACTTCACTGCATTCCAATGCTCTCTGCCTGGATTAGAAAGAAACCGACTAACTGTACCAACGGCATAAGCCAAGTCTGGTCTCGTGCAAACCATTG encodes:
- the LOC108475791 gene encoding major allergen Pru ar 1-like, which codes for MGVFTYESEVTTSIPPPKMFKACILDGDTLIPKIVPQVFKSVEYIEGNGEPGSIRKVTFAQGNQFNYMKQKVEALDKENFEYIYSVIEGDPLMNMLDKITYEIKLEASPGGGSICKTSSKYYTIGDTELKEEAIKAGKEKASGVLFKAIEAYLLANPDAF
- the LOC108475183 gene encoding uncharacterized protein LOC108475183 yields the protein MSFTPPPPPMFVGENYHIWVVKMKTYLQAQDLLSVVENDIEPPPLRASPTIAQMRQHAEESTKKHKSLACLTPKEAWERLKEEFMGSDKTRQQQVINLRRDFENLKMKESESIKQYLDRIMATVNSIRLLGEDFSDSRVVEKVITTLPERFESKISSLEDLKDLTTIFLSELVNSLYALEQRRANRQEDHPKGAFQAKAKEKSSTSQKEKKPWLDKRDKPRRDSGKRKFPPYVHCKKTTHSERFCWFRPDIQCKSCKQFGHVEKVCKNKPKAPAQQQIQAQAAEDL